The Clostridiaceae bacterium genome contains a region encoding:
- a CDS encoding permease: protein AAMLLQNGAGYMQIGAFVSTLMMVGIVTAPVEMKYFGKKLTIARNVLAFIFSFLVAYIIGKVAGGI from the coding sequence GCTGCCATGCTTCTTCAAAATGGTGCAGGTTATATGCAGATTGGAGCCTTCGTTTCTACACTTATGATGGTAGGGATTGTTACGGCTCCTGTAGAGATGAAATACTTTGGTAAAAAACTAACCATTGCAAGAAATGTTTTAGCCTTTATATTTTCTTTCCTGGTAGCATATATAATTGGGAAGGTGGCGGGTGGTATATGA